The DNA window CCCGGCGCTGTTCCATTTTCACCTCTTCTGAGCGAGAATCGTAGTGCATCGATAGCACCTTTTCCGAGACATTCGCACGGCCCTCAACCGCCTTCATCGGCCAATCTTCCGAGAGCGCGTGCGTGATTCCGCCACGTCGGAGAGCATGAGGGCTCACCGAAGACGGACACTCCGAAGCGCCGTCATAGCCCGCCGCTGAACACTCATCGACCTCGCGCCCGTGCGGGCACTCTCTTGTCGGGACACATGGGCGAGTGTACCGATAGCAGTCGCCGCGAAGGGTAGTCGTGTGGGCGCGCCCTTCCGGCGTTGTCACGAGGGGCTCTCGGCTGTGTTTGTCGGTAACTGCCGGTCGTTGGTGTTTGATCCAGTCGTCCAGCACCTCACAGACGTCTTCAGAGAGTGCGACGAACCGTTCTCCTGTCTCTCCATTCTTCAATGGCGTTCCAGTCTCTGGTCGGTGGATGACTTCGAGTGCTTGGTTCGATGGATCGTAGTCGACACAATCCAACGCGTGAATCGCACCGACTCGTAGCATTGTGTGCCACATTAATTCCAACGCGACGTGGGGCCGAGACGCGTACTCGTATTTCCGCAAATATTCCAAGATCTGTTTGGCTCGCTCTGAGTCCAACATTACGCTCCGGATGTTGTCGTTGCCAGTCAGCGTCGGGGACAGCACCTTTGCGTGCAAATCCTGTTCGACGCCATCGATCGATTCCAGCCACTTGATGAACACGCGCAATGTGTCCATCTGGGTTTTCTCGGTGGCTGGTGCAAGATCGCCTTCGACGCGTCGGCAAATGCGGAACTCGTGGAGCTGGCGGCCTGATAGCTCGTTCAGGTTTTTGATTTCTTTTTGGTTGCACCACCGGATGAAGTGGCCCAGTCGTGAACGATGTGAATAGATCGTTGCCTGGGTTACACTGTTTTCACGGTCGGCTAAATACAGTTCAAGTGCGTGTTCGGGGTCGATTGGTTCGAGACTCATTAGTCGTATCCACGCGAGTCCCCGTCAGAACCACCGTTTTGAGACGGCCGATTTCGGCAGCCTCACGCCTCAAAGGTCGAGTCGTTCGACAGTCGAACCGGAGCCTGCAGCGCCCATGATTTTGCGACGAACGAACGTGAGGAGTAAATCATGTCCGCGAGGATTTGAATCAGGGAGCAGCTGTGCTGCGACCGTGGTTCATAATCCTGCAGCGCCCATGTTTCTGTCGCGAACAAAACCGTGAGCGACAGAACTGGATCGCGAAGGATTTGAACGAGACGAGACGCAGCGCGAACGTCGTGAGCGACCGTCTCGGCGTGGTTCATAATCCTGCAGCGCCTACGTTTTCACGACGTTCGAACCCCGTTTTGGTATAAGTGACTGGGTGACGTACTACCGTCAGAGTATGCTTTACGACGATGTTTCTGGGCTCAGCGTCGACATCGATGGGTACGCCCTCCAGCGTAACGAGCGAGCGACGTCGAGTGGCTTCGACCGGGTGACAACCACCGTCGTGTTACACGGCGGCGACGAGACCGGAACCGGCGAGGACGTTACGTACGACAGCGAAGTCCACGACGCGCTGCAGAACGCGCCCGAGGAGTTCTCCATAACCGGTCAGTACACCCTCGAGGAGTTCTCGACGCACTTGTCGACACAAGCGTTGTTTCTCGGTACCGAACCGGATCAATCGATCTTTCGAAAGTACCGACAGTGGGCGTTCGAAAGCGCCGCGCTTGACCTCGCCTTGAAACAAGCTGAAACGATGCTCGCCGAGCGTCTCGGTCGGGAGTATCGTCCCGTCAGGTTCGTCGTGAGCACGCGTCTGGACGAGCCACCGACGGGTGACCGAATCCTCGACTGGCTCGAGCAAGATCCAACTCTCGAGTTCAAACTCGATCCGACGTCGGAGTGGACGGACGACACCGTCTCCCGGCTGGCCGAAACCGACGCCGTTCGCGTGCTCGACCTCAAGGGTCAGTACCACGGGACGACCGTCGACCAACCAGCCGATCCGGAGCTTTACGAGCGCGTTATCGACGGTTTTCCGGAGGCCCTCATCGAAGATCCGGCGCTGACCGACGAGACGCGGCCGGTATTCGAGGGACACGAAGACAGCGTGACGTGGGACTATCCGATCCGAAGCGTCGAAACCGTCGAGGACCTTCCGTGGGAGCCGACGTGGCTCAATATCAAGCCGTCGCGCTTTGGCTCGCTTCGAGCGCTGTTCGACACGCTCGAGTACTGTGAAAACAACGACATACGGATGTACGGTGGCGGTCAGTTCGAACTCGGCGTCGGCCGTGAACACCTCCACGCCATCGCGTCGCTGTTCTATCCGGAGTCGCCGAACGATATCGCACCGAAGGAGTACAACGAGCCGGAACCGAGCGACGACCTTCCCTCGAGTCCGCTTGCCCCGCCGTCGAGCACTCGCGGACTCGCGTGGAAGTACGCGGAACCATCCTCACCAGAACCTGCCGAACACGATACCTAAACAGAACCGTCCTCACACGATACGCAGACCGCCCCAATACGTCACCACGAATCGGACCCAACCGTTCACGCCGGTGAATGACCGTCTTTCAGTGACATTATGGTAAACGTCATTATCGTTCGCACCTCGTGCAGCGAAAATCACCCTCCGGTAGCGTCGTCGTACTCTACGCCATAACAGATCGAGTGACACTAACGAGAACTTATTTGTTATGGCAGTTACATGCTGCAATCAGTATGGCAACGATCAATACGGTTCTTATCTCCACATCGTGGATTAAGTCTCTCGTCGGACGTTCAGACGACGAATCTGAATCGAACGACGTACTGTCGGCAGTCGATACCCGAATGGGGTTCTATGGCTCGCTCGAAGGTGCGGAAGTGATCGGTCGAAGCCCTCAGTCGTACGTCGAGGCGGGTGAGTCGGTGTCTTCGTACGTCGGAAAACAGGTGACACACAAACTCTCGGAGTACGGACTCGAGGAAATCGAACCCGAGGAGTGGTATTCACTCGCTATTCCGCTCGCAATGTTGTACGACATGCGAGACGAGTACGGTGGTGTCAGAATGCGAAACATGGGTCAAAACGTCCCCGAGCACGTCGAATTCCCGCCGGAACTCACCGAGGTCGAGAACGCGTTGCACGCGATCGATCAGGCCTATCAACAGAATCACCGCGGTGACGAAATTGGCTTCTACGAGTTCGAGCTGGACGGCTCCAACGGGGGTATCATGACCTGTGAGACGCCGTATCCCTG is part of the Natronorubrum sediminis genome and encodes:
- a CDS encoding tyrosine-type recombinase/integrase, with the translated sequence MSLEPIDPEHALELYLADRENSVTQATIYSHRSRLGHFIRWCNQKEIKNLNELSGRQLHEFRICRRVEGDLAPATEKTQMDTLRVFIKWLESIDGVEQDLHAKVLSPTLTGNDNIRSVMLDSERAKQILEYLRKYEYASRPHVALELMWHTMLRVGAIHALDCVDYDPSNQALEVIHRPETGTPLKNGETGERFVALSEDVCEVLDDWIKHQRPAVTDKHSREPLVTTPEGRAHTTTLRGDCYRYTRPCVPTRECPHGREVDECSAAGYDGASECPSSVSPHALRRGGITHALSEDWPMKAVEGRANVSEKVLSMHYDSRSEEVKMEQRREYLTDL
- a CDS encoding enolase-like domain-containing protein → MLYDDVSGLSVDIDGYALQRNERATSSGFDRVTTTVVLHGGDETGTGEDVTYDSEVHDALQNAPEEFSITGQYTLEEFSTHLSTQALFLGTEPDQSIFRKYRQWAFESAALDLALKQAETMLAERLGREYRPVRFVVSTRLDEPPTGDRILDWLEQDPTLEFKLDPTSEWTDDTVSRLAETDAVRVLDLKGQYHGTTVDQPADPELYERVIDGFPEALIEDPALTDETRPVFEGHEDSVTWDYPIRSVETVEDLPWEPTWLNIKPSRFGSLRALFDTLEYCENNDIRMYGGGQFELGVGREHLHAIASLFYPESPNDIAPKEYNEPEPSDDLPSSPLAPPSSTRGLAWKYAEPSSPEPAEHDT